The Rhizobium indicum genome has a segment encoding these proteins:
- a CDS encoding FadR/GntR family transcriptional regulator yields MDVRAMLEDDVAALGGAPKKSIKDFVVQKIATFIATGILKAGDPLPSERELASALSVSRETVRGAILILSTHGILSVVHGTRTVVASEDVGELAVQAARYRDIAAYSLDNVHEARLLIEAQVVRAAALKMEPSTFDYLRKSIAAQEAACDDPVRFLICDREFHTAIYRSSGNAVLADMAADLYSYLLSHRRRVVSQPGSIATSIADHRLILAGLETRDPDAAAAAFAIHETRIYTTTKLLFS; encoded by the coding sequence ATGGACGTTCGAGCGATGCTCGAAGACGACGTTGCGGCGCTCGGTGGAGCGCCGAAGAAGTCGATAAAAGACTTCGTCGTCCAGAAGATTGCGACCTTCATCGCCACCGGCATCCTCAAAGCCGGCGACCCGCTGCCCAGCGAACGGGAGCTCGCCTCCGCACTCTCGGTCAGCCGCGAGACCGTCCGTGGGGCGATCCTGATCCTTTCCACCCATGGGATTCTCTCGGTTGTGCACGGAACGCGCACAGTGGTGGCATCGGAGGACGTCGGCGAATTGGCCGTCCAGGCTGCGCGGTATCGCGACATCGCGGCCTACAGTCTCGACAATGTTCATGAGGCCCGGCTTCTTATCGAAGCACAGGTCGTCAGGGCTGCCGCGCTCAAGATGGAGCCTTCAACTTTTGATTATCTCCGCAAGTCGATCGCAGCGCAGGAGGCCGCCTGTGACGATCCTGTTCGTTTTTTGATATGTGACCGGGAATTTCACACCGCTATCTACCGTTCCAGCGGCAACGCGGTGCTGGCTGATATGGCCGCCGACCTCTATTCCTATCTTCTGAGCCACCGAAGGCGCGTCGTATCGCAGCCCGGGAGTATCGCCACGAGCATCGCCGATCACCGGTTGATCCTCGCTGGTTTGGAGACGCGGGACCCGGATGCCGCGGCCGCGGCCTTCGCAATCCACGAAACCCGTATTTATACGACGACCAAGTTACTTTTCTCGTAG